A genomic region of Streptomyces sp. R33 contains the following coding sequences:
- a CDS encoding leucine-rich repeat domain-containing protein: protein MTATLSLWKQNLGALPESLWQRTELHVLILADNALTRISPQIARLRHLHTLDLGHNELASVPDELTELPLTKYLYLHDNQLKELPRSLGRLTALRYLNLGGNHLTSLPDTIGKMIGLVELRVEHNRLVALPESIGRLHQLRELWLRGNALTCLPESVSDLAELRHVDLRENALPDVPEALAGLSRLRHLDLRSNRLHTLPSWLPELPSLEKLDLRWNNIEPAPRLLDLVAQRGCIVWT from the coding sequence GTGACGGCGACACTGAGCCTGTGGAAGCAGAACCTTGGCGCCTTGCCAGAGTCGCTATGGCAGCGGACCGAACTGCACGTGCTGATCCTCGCGGATAACGCGCTGACGCGGATCTCACCCCAGATTGCGCGACTACGACATTTGCACACGCTGGACCTGGGCCACAACGAGCTCGCCTCGGTCCCAGATGAGCTGACTGAACTACCGCTCACCAAGTACCTGTACCTGCACGACAACCAGCTGAAAGAGCTTCCCCGATCGCTCGGCCGGCTCACCGCCCTCCGATACCTCAACCTCGGGGGCAACCACCTCACCAGTCTCCCGGACACCATCGGCAAAATGATCGGACTGGTGGAGCTTCGGGTCGAGCACAATCGACTCGTCGCACTCCCGGAATCGATCGGCCGACTGCACCAGCTCCGTGAGCTATGGCTGCGGGGCAACGCACTCACGTGCCTACCAGAATCCGTCAGCGACCTGGCCGAACTGCGCCACGTTGACCTACGAGAGAACGCCCTGCCGGACGTCCCAGAGGCGCTGGCGGGACTCTCACGGCTCCGCCATCTCGACCTGCGGAGCAACAGACTGCACACCCTGCCGAGCTGGCTGCCCGAGCTCCCCTCACTCGAGAAATTGGACCTCCGCTGGAACAACATCGAGCCCGCGCCACGCCTGCTCGACCTCGTTGCACAACGGGGATGCATCGTCTGGACGTAG
- a CDS encoding transposase, which translates to MPHWLAAVRQDDLPSLHTLAAGLERDRDAVIAGLTLPWNSGVVEGHVNRIKMLKRQMFGRAGFRLLRKRVLLA; encoded by the coding sequence CTGCCGCACTGGCTCGCCGCCGTCCGACAAGACGACCTTCCCAGCCTCCACACCCTCGCCGCAGGACTCGAACGCGACAGGGACGCCGTCATCGCCGGCCTGACCCTGCCCTGGAACTCCGGCGTTGTCGAAGGACACGTCAACCGGATCAAGATGCTCAAGCGCCAGATGTTCGGCCGCGCGGGCTTCCGGCTCCTCCGGAAGCGGGTTCTTCTCGCCTGA
- a CDS encoding transposase — protein MVGVDEYATRKGRHYGTVLVDVETRRPVDMLPDREAASLAAWLAKRPGIEVVCRDRAPFFAEGATAGAPQAVQVADRWHLWHNLSEAAERSVSRHRRCLCVLAPAAAQVEADSAPEAEPATSPRATSSRFADRTRSRHAPSARANACRTGSPPSDKTTFPASTPSPQDSNATGTPSSPA, from the coding sequence GTGGTCGGTGTCGACGAGTACGCGACCCGCAAGGGGCGGCATTACGGGACTGTCCTGGTGGATGTCGAGACCCGGCGGCCGGTCGACATGCTGCCCGACCGGGAAGCGGCCAGCCTCGCAGCCTGGCTCGCGAAGCGGCCCGGCATCGAGGTCGTCTGCCGGGACCGGGCGCCATTCTTCGCCGAGGGCGCCACCGCTGGCGCACCCCAAGCGGTCCAGGTCGCAGACCGGTGGCACCTCTGGCACAACCTTAGCGAGGCCGCCGAGCGAAGCGTCTCCCGGCACCGCCGCTGCCTGTGCGTTCTCGCTCCCGCTGCCGCGCAAGTCGAGGCCGATTCGGCTCCGGAAGCCGAGCCCGCGACCTCGCCGCGGGCGACCAGCAGCCGCTTCGCGGATCGCACCAGGTCCCGGCATGCTCCGAGCGCCAGGGCGAACGCCTGCCGCACTGGCTCGCCGCCGTCCGACAAGACGACCTTCCCAGCCTCCACACCCTCGCCGCAGGACTCGAACGCGACAGGGACGCCGTCATCGCCGGCCTGA
- a CDS encoding CbrC family protein, whose product MSTNLPHFRYHPDPVASESIRESAETCACCNRNTGWIYTATFFTAQDVSGRFCPWCIADGSAAERFEGEFTDAYGLDGVSEETLVQVTRRTPGFHAWQDPHWLVHCNDAAAFIGEVGYTELAAHPEALDQLRLDLRMSGWHDASQLDTFLTHLGQGASAMLFRCTVCGTHLAYADAS is encoded by the coding sequence GTGAGTACCAACCTGCCCCACTTCCGCTACCACCCCGACCCCGTCGCAAGCGAGTCCATCCGCGAGAGTGCCGAGACCTGCGCCTGCTGCAACCGCAACACCGGATGGATCTACACCGCTACTTTCTTCACGGCCCAGGATGTCAGCGGGAGGTTCTGCCCCTGGTGCATCGCAGACGGCAGTGCCGCTGAACGATTCGAAGGTGAATTCACCGACGCATACGGGCTCGACGGCGTCAGCGAGGAGACCCTGGTGCAGGTCACCCGCCGCACCCCCGGTTTCCACGCCTGGCAGGATCCGCACTGGCTTGTCCACTGCAACGACGCGGCCGCCTTCATCGGCGAGGTCGGATACACCGAACTGGCAGCCCACCCCGAGGCCCTCGACCAGCTTCGACTCGACCTTCGGATGAGTGGTTGGCACGACGCGTCCCAGCTCGACACCTTCCTGACCCACCTCGGGCAGGGGGCGAGCGCCATGCTCTTCCGCTGCACCGTCTGCGGCACCCATCTCGCCTACGCCGACGCTTCATAG
- a CDS encoding transposase — protein MTESIHHMLAARDLLPAEHYLDSGYPSAELIVGMKEGFGVTLVTPVLLDSSPQARSGAGFGRTAFAIDWDNRQATCPRGHTSTWWSPAVQRGTKAIVVKFDKETCQPCPVRDKCTRAKNGGRTLSLRAREQQQVLDEARTQQTSQEWRAKYATRAGVEGTIHQAMAVTGMRRARYRGLKKTHLEHAFSAVALNLIRLDAWWNGRPLDRTRTSHLARLDQQDFNLTA, from the coding sequence ATGACCGAGTCGATCCACCACATGCTCGCCGCCCGCGACCTGCTGCCCGCCGAGCATTATCTGGACTCCGGCTACCCCTCCGCCGAGCTGATCGTCGGCATGAAGGAGGGCTTTGGCGTCACCCTGGTCACCCCGGTCCTGTTGGACAGCTCACCCCAGGCCCGCTCCGGTGCCGGCTTCGGTCGCACCGCCTTCGCCATCGACTGGGACAACCGGCAGGCCACCTGCCCGCGCGGACACACCAGCACCTGGTGGAGTCCCGCCGTCCAACGCGGTACCAAGGCCATCGTGGTCAAGTTCGACAAGGAGACTTGCCAGCCATGCCCGGTCCGAGACAAGTGCACGCGGGCCAAAAACGGCGGCCGCACACTCTCCCTGCGCGCCCGCGAGCAGCAACAGGTCCTCGATGAGGCCCGCACCCAGCAGACCAGCCAAGAATGGCGGGCCAAGTACGCCACCCGCGCCGGCGTCGAGGGCACCATCCACCAGGCCATGGCCGTCACCGGCATGAGACGCGCCCGCTACCGCGGCCTGAAGAAGACTCACCTGGAACACGCGTTCTCAGCGGTCGCGCTCAACCTCATCCGTCTCGACGCCTGGTGGAACGGCCGTCCCCTCGACCGAACCCGCACCAGCCACCTCGCCCGACTCGACCAGCAGGACTTCAACCTCACCGCTTGA
- a CDS encoding transposase, whose protein sequence is MRAQPWPQVPETTGRAARAAAAKGPYPLAMRVRDELGELFADVEFAHEFGARGRQGWSPGQLALVTVLQFAENLTDRAAAHRVRFGMDFKYALGLDLDDPGFDASVLSEFRTRLVAHNLEERALDLLLAALKSKGLVKAGGHQRTDSTRVLAAVRDLNRLELAGETLRAALEALACAAPGWLCEVVPIPQWTERYGPRIDSWQLPSSQAKRTEMALAYGQDGFALLEAAYAADAPVWLRELPAVQILRMVWVQNYTRTVTETGPEVQRRESEDLPPSRLRLTSPYDLDALRPQTGLMVDRLQGSHQRDLRPGGGDPPGCRRDCSRLRIG, encoded by the coding sequence ATGCGGGCGCAGCCGTGGCCGCAGGTGCCGGAAACGACCGGGCGGGCAGCGCGGGCCGCGGCGGCGAAAGGGCCGTATCCGTTGGCGATGCGGGTCCGCGACGAGCTCGGCGAGTTGTTCGCGGATGTCGAGTTCGCCCATGAGTTCGGGGCACGAGGTCGGCAAGGGTGGTCGCCGGGGCAGCTGGCACTGGTGACGGTGCTGCAGTTCGCCGAAAACCTCACCGACCGGGCTGCGGCGCATCGGGTGCGGTTCGGGATGGACTTCAAGTACGCGCTGGGCCTGGACCTGGACGATCCAGGTTTCGACGCCTCGGTCCTGTCCGAGTTCCGCACTCGTCTGGTGGCGCACAACCTCGAGGAACGGGCCTTGGACCTGCTGCTGGCCGCATTGAAGAGCAAGGGCCTGGTGAAGGCCGGCGGGCATCAGCGGACGGACTCCACTCGCGTGCTTGCCGCGGTGCGCGACCTGAACCGCCTGGAGTTGGCTGGCGAAACCCTACGTGCCGCCCTGGAGGCTCTGGCCTGCGCGGCACCCGGCTGGCTATGCGAGGTGGTACCGATCCCACAGTGGACAGAGCGGTACGGGCCGCGAATCGACTCGTGGCAGCTGCCCTCTTCCCAAGCCAAGCGCACCGAGATGGCACTGGCCTACGGCCAGGACGGCTTCGCGCTTCTGGAAGCTGCGTATGCCGCAGACGCTCCGGTGTGGCTGCGAGAACTTCCCGCAGTGCAGATCCTGCGGATGGTGTGGGTGCAGAACTACACGCGAACGGTCACCGAGACCGGGCCGGAGGTGCAGCGGCGGGAGAGCGAGGATCTCCCGCCGAGCAGACTGCGTCTGACCTCACCGTATGACCTGGACGCGCTACGGCCTCAAACAGGGCTCATGGTGGACCGGCTACAAGGTTCACATCAGCGAGACCTGCGACCCGGAGGAGGAGATCCTCCCGGCTGTCGGCGGGACTGCTCTCGCCTCCGGATCGGGTGA
- a CDS encoding PKD domain-containing protein, whose protein sequence is MRFVKHTYPRPGDYTVTVTAVDSVSKVQAVKQLAFSTSGSFFSPHAPTRLLDTRAGIGAGKAKVGAYSSAWVKIAGMGKVPAGTAAVVLNLTVTNTTAAGHISAYPAGAKRPESSNMHYVAGQTVANQVIVPVSNDGHVELYNGGWNAVDLIADLTDYFHRSANDGYTSLAPVRFVDTREGLGAARSQVAGQSAIGVQITGRSGVPAGASAVALNVTVTNPREAGHLTVFPAGQAAPSTSSLNYTAGQTIANSVIVPVGADGKINIRNGAWAGTDVIVDVVGYYGAGGKAAFSTLGDGGMTSPWRIEDSRTLTGANSWLTLAGGYFYEPLAPMNNPRPIEAHVLNLTVTTTSGPGFLSVSPDPYPWERYRYERPPMPPRPVSSTLNWTAGKDVPNLVQAKPGPYGLVDFWNQSSREADFINDWLGQYDAY, encoded by the coding sequence CTGAGGTTCGTCAAGCACACCTACCCCCGGCCCGGTGACTACACGGTCACGGTGACCGCGGTGGACAGCGTCAGCAAGGTGCAGGCCGTCAAGCAGCTCGCGTTCTCGACGTCGGGCTCGTTCTTCTCCCCGCATGCGCCCACCCGGCTGCTCGACACCCGGGCCGGCATCGGCGCGGGCAAGGCCAAGGTCGGCGCGTACTCGTCAGCGTGGGTGAAGATCGCTGGCATGGGGAAGGTCCCGGCGGGGACGGCTGCCGTGGTCCTGAACCTGACGGTCACCAACACAACCGCCGCCGGACACATCTCCGCCTACCCGGCGGGCGCCAAGCGGCCCGAGTCCTCGAACATGCACTACGTCGCCGGGCAGACGGTGGCGAACCAGGTGATCGTGCCGGTCAGCAATGACGGCCACGTCGAGCTGTACAACGGCGGCTGGAACGCCGTCGACCTGATCGCGGACCTCACGGACTACTTCCACCGCTCCGCCAACGACGGCTACACCTCCCTAGCCCCGGTCCGTTTCGTCGACACCCGCGAGGGCCTGGGCGCGGCGCGGAGCCAGGTTGCCGGGCAGTCCGCCATCGGCGTCCAGATCACCGGCCGGAGCGGAGTCCCCGCCGGGGCCAGCGCGGTCGCCTTGAACGTGACGGTCACCAACCCTCGGGAGGCCGGCCACCTGACCGTCTTCCCGGCCGGACAGGCCGCGCCGTCCACGTCCAGCCTGAACTACACCGCGGGCCAGACCATCGCCAATTCGGTCATCGTGCCGGTCGGCGCCGACGGAAAGATCAACATCCGCAACGGTGCCTGGGCCGGAACCGACGTCATCGTCGACGTCGTCGGCTACTACGGCGCCGGCGGGAAGGCCGCCTTCAGCACCCTGGGCGACGGCGGTATGACCTCCCCGTGGCGCATCGAGGACTCACGCACACTCACCGGAGCCAACAGCTGGCTCACCCTCGCCGGCGGATACTTCTACGAACCGCTGGCGCCGATGAACAACCCGCGCCCGATCGAAGCCCACGTACTGAACCTCACCGTCACCACCACCAGCGGTCCGGGGTTCCTCTCCGTCTCCCCGGACCCCTACCCGTGGGAGCGCTACCGATATGAGCGTCCCCCGATGCCACCGCGGCCCGTCTCCTCCACGCTGAACTGGACAGCGGGCAAAGACGTGCCCAACCTGGTCCAGGCGAAGCCGGGCCCCTACGGCCTCGTCGACTTCTGGAACCAGAGCAGCCGGGAAGCCGATTTCATCAACGACTGGCTCGGCCAGTACGACGCCTACTGA
- a CDS encoding type VII secretion system-associated protein produces MTSDASAAGGRWVAAERIIDSVVVTGDGNIVIYYADGGHAEPAAPASRADAERLLFGPEPGAPTSRPWTWLTPEAALHPLVSRPEEADLVGWARDGRGTALRLVCAPSGQGKTTLAREVCARLRDLGWTAGVLDLELAHVLNTAGAEAMAGSLARSARRWDRQLAAVAALPRLSGRALLVVDSAEVHRSRIEELLHTITELPTVHDVPPVKLLLLARDTGEWWEELSVGSHRHHWIERRVTRLPPVTEGMGAAELDTVWCEATGGFLRAAEQAGMSLAAGSAHSISEGRPAVVHTTLQLYAAALQHVLDAVEGRTTALDHQAHPITGLIEHEQRYMAGAFAAAGVPTGHERARLLLALVCLHAPLDEPAALRTLRRVETAADGDLARMARQLQVLYPGGDSSLWRAPGPDRLADSVLHTLAADSHSDGEAEQLFRTLCATDDWFEGRDSARVLLRALATADEEPRASAEASRRVGRAVSTLVLEHPRGFVSAVLDMAPDRFEQQILAAVTDGDTTASASGLAVSELEALDLLLSSAAGNDSRARIAVAISGRLLRTKQEASLATEPWQTSVRLTRLARYAHRLRRTGDLQGASRAADEAVSLVRQTRESGAAAANGRIAQRLSQASSDLAAAGSDDAALEASTAAAESAWSTLSSPDPLTTAERAGILNRHAQRLYALGQTNAAANCSGEALQLYHDAALHNPGRHDLELTGATADYGIKLWAMGRPRHAAPHLAEALAAYRRHLAVDDRPGTRYDLASTLRAYGGVLHDLGQADQAIPHLEKAVEMQRGLAALDPDAVVDLAATLSRLGTVLAETGSVEAACRYLEEALSRLRSLRGEPRTGKELAGALANLGALYGEFGDAARAVSLLEEALALKDARGSRLEGAIDDVRATAYNLSMALSSMGDDACAREVRTRYLDSREEGPSMPAVRTVAEVRAAIPPVTEEMRAAARRMPGGHLYTSDPAFDPHGEVPGHAIPGAFRIDGAGEISGYIANDHYRPSPVALRFPPPTDPVDEAAQLALTGYGPQAAVVQALKSATIAVAGPSPSATPPLHSPRETAVFTSPSHVPDGVTTTRMSGAELLAALPPQTVIHINPASPIAYQLDRTKKTDETTAAPARTKTPPPPPAPAPAPAPAPAPPMSAASDPAPPPANPDDEIARLCARHAAGEPVLSQLTATLRRSRVWYITVGDDSHNPAIAQTYDGRSAAFVYTSRAYAQTEVLDFVEGARLSEAMMSDVLKELPPSTYVLINNEGPHPLQIAASALLAYG; encoded by the coding sequence GTGACCTCCGACGCCTCGGCTGCGGGCGGCCGCTGGGTCGCTGCCGAACGCATCATCGACTCCGTCGTGGTGACAGGTGACGGTAACATCGTCATCTACTACGCCGACGGCGGCCACGCCGAACCCGCTGCGCCCGCGTCCCGTGCCGACGCCGAACGCCTTCTGTTCGGCCCTGAGCCGGGCGCCCCGACGTCCCGGCCGTGGACCTGGCTCACCCCCGAGGCCGCACTGCACCCCTTGGTGAGCCGACCCGAGGAAGCGGACCTGGTCGGGTGGGCACGCGACGGCCGGGGCACCGCGCTACGGCTCGTCTGCGCCCCCTCTGGTCAGGGCAAGACCACCCTGGCCCGAGAGGTTTGCGCCCGGCTCAGGGACCTGGGCTGGACGGCCGGTGTCCTCGACCTCGAACTCGCCCACGTCCTGAACACCGCCGGCGCGGAGGCGATGGCCGGCTCGCTTGCCCGGTCGGCCCGCCGCTGGGACCGGCAACTCGCTGCCGTCGCCGCGCTGCCGAGGCTGTCGGGACGGGCCCTCCTCGTGGTCGACTCCGCCGAAGTGCATCGGTCACGGATCGAGGAACTGCTCCACACCATCACCGAACTCCCCACCGTGCACGACGTGCCCCCCGTCAAGCTGCTCTTGCTCGCCCGGGACACCGGAGAGTGGTGGGAGGAACTGTCTGTCGGCAGCCACCGGCATCACTGGATTGAACGGCGGGTGACACGGCTGCCACCGGTCACGGAGGGGATGGGTGCCGCCGAGCTGGACACGGTCTGGTGCGAGGCGACCGGCGGTTTCCTGCGGGCCGCGGAGCAGGCAGGCATGAGCCTGGCTGCCGGATCGGCGCACTCGATCAGCGAGGGCCGACCCGCGGTCGTCCACACCACGCTGCAGCTGTATGCTGCGGCGCTGCAGCATGTCCTCGACGCCGTGGAAGGCCGGACCACAGCGCTGGACCACCAAGCCCACCCGATCACCGGGCTGATCGAACACGAACAACGTTACATGGCAGGCGCATTCGCCGCCGCCGGTGTTCCCACTGGCCATGAGCGTGCACGTCTGCTTCTCGCACTGGTCTGCCTCCACGCCCCACTGGACGAACCGGCCGCGCTGCGGACCCTGCGGCGCGTCGAGACGGCGGCTGACGGGGATCTCGCCAGGATGGCGAGACAACTTCAGGTCCTCTACCCGGGCGGCGACAGCTCGCTATGGCGGGCCCCCGGGCCGGACCGCCTGGCCGACTCGGTGCTGCACACGCTGGCAGCCGACAGCCATTCGGACGGTGAAGCCGAGCAGCTGTTCCGCACCCTGTGCGCGACGGACGACTGGTTCGAGGGCAGGGACAGCGCCCGCGTCCTGCTCAGAGCACTGGCGACAGCGGACGAGGAACCAAGGGCTTCGGCGGAGGCGTCCCGGCGTGTGGGCAGAGCTGTGAGCACCCTGGTCCTCGAACACCCCCGGGGCTTTGTGTCTGCCGTGCTGGACATGGCCCCGGACCGGTTCGAGCAGCAGATCCTGGCAGCGGTCACTGATGGCGACACGACCGCTTCCGCATCCGGCCTGGCAGTCTCGGAACTGGAGGCACTCGACCTCCTCCTAAGCTCCGCAGCAGGCAACGACAGCCGGGCAAGGATCGCCGTCGCGATCTCCGGCAGACTCCTGCGCACGAAACAGGAGGCATCGCTGGCCACAGAGCCCTGGCAGACGAGTGTCCGGCTGACGAGACTCGCCCGGTACGCCCACCGCCTTAGGCGGACCGGTGACCTCCAGGGCGCCTCCCGCGCCGCGGACGAAGCAGTGTCACTGGTGCGCCAGACGCGCGAGTCCGGTGCAGCGGCGGCCAACGGACGCATCGCCCAGCGGCTGTCCCAGGCGAGCAGTGATCTGGCCGCGGCCGGCAGCGACGACGCCGCACTTGAAGCCAGCACCGCGGCGGCGGAGAGCGCGTGGTCGACGCTGTCCTCTCCCGACCCTCTGACCACCGCGGAGCGTGCGGGCATCCTGAACCGGCACGCCCAGCGGCTGTACGCCCTCGGGCAGACCAACGCCGCCGCCAACTGCTCCGGGGAGGCGCTGCAGCTGTACCACGACGCCGCCCTGCACAACCCCGGCCGCCACGACCTGGAGCTGACCGGCGCAACGGCCGACTACGGCATCAAGCTGTGGGCGATGGGACGTCCGCGTCACGCGGCGCCACATCTCGCCGAGGCGCTCGCCGCCTACCGGCGGCACCTCGCAGTCGACGACCGGCCAGGCACCCGGTATGACCTGGCATCGACACTGCGCGCGTACGGAGGGGTCCTGCACGATCTCGGGCAGGCGGACCAGGCGATCCCACACCTGGAGAAGGCGGTCGAAATGCAGCGCGGCCTGGCCGCGCTCGACCCCGACGCCGTCGTGGACCTCGCGGCCACGCTCAGCCGACTGGGGACGGTCCTCGCGGAGACCGGCTCCGTGGAGGCGGCGTGCCGCTACCTGGAGGAGGCCCTCAGCAGGCTTCGCAGCCTGCGCGGCGAACCTCGCACCGGAAAGGAGCTGGCGGGAGCGCTGGCCAACCTGGGGGCGCTGTACGGCGAGTTCGGCGATGCAGCGCGGGCGGTGAGCCTTCTCGAAGAGGCGCTGGCCCTCAAGGATGCCCGGGGGTCGCGCCTCGAGGGGGCAATCGACGATGTCAGGGCTACCGCGTACAACTTGTCGATGGCCCTGAGCAGCATGGGGGACGACGCATGTGCACGGGAGGTCCGCACCCGGTACCTGGACTCTCGGGAGGAAGGGCCGTCCATGCCCGCCGTGCGGACGGTCGCGGAGGTCAGGGCCGCGATCCCACCGGTGACCGAGGAAATGAGGGCCGCCGCGCGGCGCATGCCCGGAGGTCATCTGTACACCAGTGACCCCGCCTTCGACCCGCACGGCGAGGTACCGGGGCACGCCATCCCGGGCGCGTTCCGCATCGACGGCGCCGGCGAGATCTCCGGGTACATCGCCAATGATCACTATCGTCCCTCGCCCGTCGCGCTGCGCTTCCCGCCGCCCACGGATCCCGTGGACGAAGCCGCCCAGCTGGCCCTGACCGGCTACGGGCCCCAGGCAGCGGTGGTGCAGGCGCTCAAGTCGGCCACCATCGCAGTGGCCGGGCCATCCCCTTCCGCGACGCCACCCCTGCACTCGCCCCGGGAGACGGCAGTCTTCACCTCGCCGAGCCACGTGCCCGATGGCGTCACGACCACCCGGATGTCCGGCGCGGAACTGCTCGCAGCCCTCCCACCGCAGACCGTGATCCACATCAACCCAGCCTCCCCGATCGCCTACCAGCTCGACAGGACCAAGAAGACCGACGAGACCACGGCAGCCCCCGCACGCACCAAGACACCCCCTCCGCCCCCGGCCCCGGCCCCGGCCCCGGCCCCGGCCCCGGCCCCGCCCATGTCCGCAGCCTCTGACCCTGCCCCGCCCCCCGCAAACCCTGACGACGAGATTGCCCGGCTGTGCGCCCGGCACGCCGCCGGTGAGCCGGTCCTCAGCCAGCTCACGGCCACTCTGCGCAGAAGCCGCGTCTGGTACATCACCGTAGGTGACGACAGCCACAACCCCGCCATCGCGCAGACGTACGACGGACGCTCCGCCGCCTTCGTCTACACCTCGCGCGCGTACGCCCAAACCGAGGTACTGGACTTCGTCGAAGGGGCCCGGCTGTCCGAGGCGATGATGAGCGACGTCCTCAAAGAGCTTCCTCCCTCTACCTATGTGCTGATCAACAACGAGGGGCCGCATCCGCTACAAATCGCCGCGTCCGCGCTGCTGGCCTACGGCTAG
- a CDS encoding SMI1/KNR4 family protein has product MTEDLVQDSWNRIDAWLREHAPRTFATLGPPAGHEEIAAAEEELGVTFPPDLVASLLRHNGALDGAEAFRFSTHDRLLAVSEIVGDTRFMRSIAEDLDEEEAEYYWIDAYLKFGSYGATADGLTIDCRRGQDSYGAIGRFFDETGTDFGRADSLGEYLAELADQLESGQGGGAVTFNGRLFWEWVGPPGPDWGSADDPLPEPDEQLPELNLSCSATEVLHVGLLNGLEELGALLAVLPRDRVAEAARKQLRRLAVETGLNKYPEIKSALDALERGEAPPRPEQAGPLALRLRTVIVQANTHRDAHRRWAAEKMVHGIWGSPYRSVCESASVRSHLTVDWRADLHADLGNPPLPPIPDDRFWGTLRNPAIDSSWYAAQYTRDQG; this is encoded by the coding sequence ATGACAGAAGACCTGGTCCAGGATTCATGGAACCGCATCGACGCGTGGCTGCGCGAGCACGCGCCTCGTACCTTCGCCACGCTTGGGCCGCCCGCCGGACATGAGGAGATAGCGGCAGCGGAGGAGGAACTGGGCGTCACCTTCCCTCCCGACCTGGTCGCGTCACTGCTCCGGCATAACGGGGCTCTGGACGGGGCGGAAGCCTTCCGGTTCAGCACGCACGACCGGCTGCTCGCAGTGAGCGAGATCGTCGGGGATACCAGGTTCATGCGCAGCATCGCCGAGGACCTGGATGAGGAGGAAGCCGAGTACTACTGGATCGACGCCTACCTGAAGTTCGGTTCCTACGGGGCTACGGCTGACGGTCTCACGATCGACTGCCGCCGTGGGCAGGACTCCTACGGTGCGATCGGACGGTTCTTCGACGAGACTGGCACCGACTTCGGACGGGCGGACTCACTGGGTGAGTATCTGGCAGAGTTGGCCGACCAGCTTGAGAGCGGCCAGGGCGGGGGTGCCGTCACGTTCAACGGCCGCCTGTTCTGGGAGTGGGTCGGGCCGCCCGGCCCGGACTGGGGCAGTGCCGACGATCCCCTTCCCGAGCCGGATGAGCAGCTGCCGGAGCTGAACCTGTCCTGCAGTGCCACCGAAGTCCTCCATGTGGGGCTCCTGAACGGGCTCGAGGAACTCGGTGCGCTGCTCGCGGTCCTGCCGCGTGACCGGGTGGCTGAGGCCGCGCGGAAGCAGCTGCGCAGATTGGCCGTCGAAACGGGCTTGAACAAGTACCCGGAGATCAAGTCGGCCCTGGACGCGCTGGAGCGGGGCGAAGCCCCACCACGGCCGGAACAGGCCGGCCCGCTGGCCCTGCGACTGCGCACGGTGATCGTCCAGGCGAACACCCACCGAGACGCTCATCGCAGGTGGGCCGCGGAGAAGATGGTGCACGGGATCTGGGGCTCTCCCTACAGGTCCGTGTGTGAGAGCGCGAGTGTCCGCAGCCACCTCACTGTCGACTGGCGTGCAGATCTGCACGCGGACCTGGGCAACCCGCCACTGCCACCCATACCTGACGATCGCTTCTGGGGGACCCTGCGCAACCCCGCCATCGACTCCAGCTGGTACGCAGCTCAATACACCCGAGACCAGGGCTGA
- a CDS encoding GntR family transcriptional regulator, which yields MLEYRIDRRSGIATYLQIVQQTKQALRLGLLEPGDKLPTAREVVEATAINPNTVLKAYRELEREGLVEAKRGLGTFIRKSLGSAPADSPLRDELADWARRARDAGLERDDVAALFTSVLEQHFKGDGDA from the coding sequence GTGCTGGAATACCGCATCGACCGGCGTAGCGGCATCGCCACGTACCTGCAGATCGTCCAGCAGACCAAACAGGCCCTGCGCCTGGGCCTGTTGGAGCCCGGCGACAAACTGCCGACCGCACGCGAGGTCGTGGAGGCCACCGCCATCAACCCGAACACCGTCCTCAAGGCCTATCGCGAGCTGGAACGCGAAGGGCTCGTCGAGGCGAAGCGGGGCCTGGGCACCTTCATCCGGAAGTCGCTGGGCAGCGCCCCGGCCGACTCCCCGCTGCGCGACGAACTCGCCGACTGGGCACGGCGGGCCCGCGACGCCGGGCTGGAACGGGACGACGTGGCCGCGCTCTTCACATCCGTACTGGAACAACACTTCAAGGGGGACGGCGACGCATGA